Proteins from a single region of Aquirhabdus parva:
- the fadB gene encoding fatty acid oxidation complex subunit alpha FadB produces MIYSGNAISVQTLSDGIAEFKFDLQGESVNKLNRATVQELKEATAAVKADASVKGLIVTSGKSTFIVGADITEFGDNFAQGEAGIEEWLGVLNNVFNGFEDLDIPKVAAINGIAFGGGFEVCLGCEYRVASTAAKVGLPEVKLGLFPGFGGTVRLPRVIGIDNALEWIATGAEKRPDVALKEGAIDAVVAPEKLNEAAIDLVKQALAGKLNWKARRQEKLVPVKLSPIEQMMAFSSAKGVILAKAGTNYPAPKLAIENLEQNVNLNRDEAVKIESKGFAKAAVTPQATALIGVFSADQVVKKMAKKWEKLSHPIKQAAVLGAGIMGGGIAYQAASKGTPIVMKDIRDEALALGMGEATKLLANQVEKGRLTPVKMGETLSRIRPTLNYGDFKEVDIVIEAVVELEKVKAAVLSEVETLVHDNTILASNTSTISITSLAKNLKRPENFVGMHFFNPVHMMPLVEVIRGEKSSDQAIATTVALAQKMGKVPVVVNDCPGFLVNRVLFPYFGAFDLLVKDGADFQQIDKVMEKFGWPMGPAYLIDVVGIDTGVHGADVMAAGFPDRMKPDYKGSIQVMYENKRLGQKNDKGFYVYVADKKGKKAKKVDPTTYELLASVVTGEKREFDAQEIIDRMMVALCNEIVRCLEDKIVETPAEADMALIMGIGFPPFRGGAARYIDQTGVAAYVALCDKYAHLGKAYEAPQLLRDMAAANKSFYG; encoded by the coding sequence ATGATTTACTCTGGTAATGCCATTTCCGTCCAGACTTTAAGCGACGGAATCGCAGAATTCAAATTCGACTTACAAGGTGAGTCGGTCAATAAATTGAACCGTGCCACTGTGCAAGAACTTAAAGAAGCCACCGCAGCGGTCAAGGCCGATGCAAGTGTAAAAGGCCTGATCGTGACCTCTGGTAAATCAACGTTTATCGTTGGTGCCGATATCACTGAGTTTGGCGACAACTTTGCCCAAGGCGAAGCTGGTATCGAAGAGTGGCTGGGTGTATTGAATAACGTATTCAATGGCTTTGAAGATCTGGATATTCCTAAAGTTGCGGCAATCAATGGCATCGCTTTCGGCGGTGGGTTTGAAGTGTGCTTGGGCTGTGAATATCGTGTTGCTTCAACCGCGGCTAAAGTCGGTTTGCCAGAAGTCAAACTGGGTCTGTTCCCAGGATTCGGTGGCACTGTACGCTTGCCACGCGTGATCGGTATTGACAACGCGCTGGAGTGGATTGCGACTGGTGCAGAGAAGCGTCCAGACGTGGCATTGAAAGAAGGTGCTATTGATGCGGTTGTTGCACCTGAAAAATTGAATGAAGCTGCAATTGATCTGGTCAAGCAAGCATTGGCTGGCAAATTGAACTGGAAAGCGCGTCGTCAAGAGAAATTAGTCCCTGTAAAACTGAGCCCAATCGAACAAATGATGGCGTTCAGCAGTGCAAAAGGCGTGATCTTGGCAAAAGCGGGTACAAACTATCCAGCACCCAAACTTGCGATTGAAAACCTTGAACAAAACGTCAATCTGAATCGTGATGAAGCGGTGAAGATCGAATCTAAAGGCTTCGCAAAAGCTGCGGTTACGCCACAAGCAACTGCTTTGATCGGCGTGTTCTCTGCGGATCAAGTGGTTAAAAAGATGGCGAAGAAGTGGGAAAAACTCTCTCACCCAATCAAACAAGCGGCTGTACTGGGTGCGGGCATCATGGGTGGCGGTATCGCTTACCAAGCTGCAAGCAAAGGTACACCGATCGTCATGAAAGATATTCGTGATGAAGCGCTGGCGCTGGGTATGGGCGAAGCAACCAAACTGCTTGCAAATCAAGTGGAAAAAGGTCGTTTGACGCCTGTGAAAATGGGTGAGACCCTGTCACGTATCCGTCCAACGCTGAACTACGGTGACTTCAAAGAAGTTGATATCGTGATCGAAGCGGTTGTTGAACTTGAAAAAGTGAAAGCCGCAGTTCTGTCTGAAGTCGAAACACTGGTGCATGACAACACGATTCTGGCTTCAAACACATCAACGATTTCAATCACGTCTTTGGCAAAAAACCTTAAACGTCCTGAAAACTTCGTGGGTATGCACTTCTTCAACCCAGTACACATGATGCCGTTGGTTGAAGTCATCCGCGGTGAGAAATCATCTGATCAAGCGATTGCGACCACTGTTGCCTTGGCACAAAAAATGGGCAAAGTCCCTGTCGTTGTGAATGACTGCCCAGGTTTCTTGGTTAACCGTGTATTGTTCCCTTACTTCGGTGCGTTTGATCTGCTCGTGAAAGACGGTGCTGATTTCCAACAAATCGACAAAGTCATGGAAAAATTCGGCTGGCCAATGGGTCCTGCTTACCTGATCGACGTGGTCGGTATCGACACCGGCGTTCATGGTGCAGACGTGATGGCTGCTGGCTTCCCAGATCGCATGAAGCCTGACTATAAAGGCTCAATCCAAGTCATGTACGAAAACAAACGTCTGGGTCAAAAAAATGACAAAGGCTTCTATGTTTACGTTGCTGACAAGAAAGGCAAAAAAGCCAAGAAAGTGGATCCAACGACTTACGAGTTGCTGGCATCCGTTGTGACTGGCGAGAAACGTGAATTTGATGCACAAGAGATCATCGATCGCATGATGGTTGCGCTGTGTAACGAAATTGTTCGTTGCTTGGAAGACAAAATCGTTGAAACCCCAGCAGAAGCCGATATGGCGCTGATCATGGGTATCGGTTTCCCTCCATTCCGCGGTGGTGCAGCACGTTATATCGATCAAACCGGTGTTGCAGCCTACGTTGCACTCTGTGACAAATATGCTCACTTAGGCAAAGCCTATGAAGCCCCACAATTGCTGCGCGACATGGCAGCAGCTAATAAATCATTCTACGGTTAA
- a CDS encoding SDR family NAD(P)-dependent oxidoreductase produces MVTTAQHTALITGASSGLGAEYARLLAAEGHQLVLVARRLDRLEALISELQQKYPQRMEAISCDLADAGATAYLMDEIATRELSIDILINNAGYSPKESFSQQTPQVVQAQLHVMINAVTELCHAVLPNMTEKQWGRIINVSSLAAFAPPGRGTMYSAIKQYVLAFSQSLDMDVRRDGIRVTALCPGFTHTEFHEVMDVADKASKIPAAFWSDAPFVVSAGWRAVNAGQAVCTPGMLNNVIAVVSKRLPERVRYHMGRVNPLE; encoded by the coding sequence ATGGTTACGACGGCTCAACACACCGCACTCATAACGGGTGCATCCAGCGGTCTTGGCGCAGAATACGCACGTTTACTGGCTGCGGAGGGTCATCAACTTGTGTTGGTCGCGCGCCGTTTGGATCGTCTAGAAGCGTTAATCAGTGAATTACAGCAGAAATACCCACAGCGCATGGAAGCCATCAGTTGTGATTTGGCTGATGCGGGTGCAACAGCCTACCTGATGGATGAAATCGCGACCCGTGAACTGTCGATTGATATCCTCATTAATAATGCGGGCTACTCTCCGAAAGAGAGCTTTAGTCAACAGACACCGCAAGTGGTTCAAGCGCAATTGCACGTGATGATCAATGCCGTCACTGAACTCTGCCATGCCGTACTACCCAATATGACCGAAAAACAGTGGGGACGCATCATTAATGTCTCCTCCCTTGCTGCCTTTGCCCCGCCCGGTCGCGGCACCATGTATTCGGCCATCAAGCAATATGTGCTCGCCTTCTCACAGTCTCTGGATATGGATGTGCGCCGTGACGGGATCCGCGTCACCGCCCTTTGCCCCGGCTTTACCCACACCGAATTCCATGAGGTGATGGATGTTGCGGATAAGGCCAGTAAAATCCCTGCCGCGTTCTGGAGTGATGCACCGTTTGTCGTCAGTGCTGGCTGGCGCGCGGTCAATGCTGGACAAGCCGTCTGCACGCCAGGCATGCTCAATAACGTCATCGCGGTTGTGAGTAAACGACTCCCTGAACGGGTTCGTTATCACATGGGACGCGTCAACCCTCTGGAATAA
- the lpxO gene encoding lipid A hydroxylase LpxO, with protein sequence MKWIILAIFLFSAIYIQRRGKVKHAFFRQFFDHSTLMAPVNVIMYWFSKVPTTPYLSSEYFKDLKVLEENWEVIRGEAIQLAEKGGIKASSSYNDVGFNSFFKTGWKRFYLKWYENGHPSAMDLCPKTTELVRGLDSVKAAMFTELPPGSRLVRHRDPYAGSLRYHLGLVTPNDDRCFIDVDGERYSWRDGQGVMFDETYIHYAENGTDENRIILLCDIERPMTARWAQAFNHWFARNVMTAASSPNDEADRTGGINKAFHYIYQVRMVAKNLKKKNRQIYYILKWLILGGLLYWIFLAGFFSH encoded by the coding sequence ATGAAGTGGATCATTCTGGCGATATTCCTCTTCTCGGCGATCTATATCCAGCGCCGAGGTAAAGTGAAACATGCCTTTTTCCGTCAATTCTTTGACCATTCCACCCTCATGGCACCCGTCAATGTGATCATGTACTGGTTTTCCAAAGTCCCCACCACACCCTACCTATCCAGTGAATACTTCAAAGACTTGAAAGTGCTGGAAGAGAATTGGGAAGTGATTCGCGGTGAAGCGATACAGTTGGCTGAAAAAGGCGGGATTAAAGCCTCAAGCTCATACAACGATGTTGGCTTTAACTCCTTCTTTAAAACTGGTTGGAAGCGTTTTTATCTGAAATGGTATGAGAATGGTCATCCTTCAGCGATGGATCTATGCCCCAAGACCACCGAGCTGGTGCGTGGACTTGACTCCGTTAAAGCGGCGATGTTCACCGAGCTACCGCCCGGAAGTCGTCTGGTACGTCACCGAGATCCCTATGCGGGCTCACTGCGCTACCACTTAGGACTCGTTACCCCCAATGATGACCGCTGCTTTATTGATGTAGACGGAGAGCGATATAGCTGGCGCGATGGTCAGGGCGTGATGTTCGATGAGACCTACATTCACTATGCGGAAAATGGTACCGATGAAAATCGCATCATCCTGTTGTGTGATATTGAGCGTCCAATGACCGCTCGTTGGGCACAGGCCTTTAACCATTGGTTCGCGCGCAATGTCATGACCGCAGCCAGCTCACCCAATGATGAAGCTGATCGTACCGGCGGCATCAATAAAGCTTTCCACTATATCTATCAAGTACGCATGGTCGCCAAGAACCTGAAGAAAAAGAATCGCCAAATCTATTACATCCTAAAGTGGCTCATACTGGGTGGCTTGTTGTATTGGATTTTCCTTGCGGGTTTCTTCTCACACTGA
- a CDS encoding peptide MFS transporter has product MEFKLMSTERTFFGHPRALAPLFMAELWERFSYYGIRPLLVLFLTATVMQGGYGFDRPTAAAIVGIFTGSVYLATLPGGWLADNVFGQARSMWWGSILIACGHLSIALAHLFGSTAFFVGLGLIVMGSGLFKTCASVMVGRLYEDTDQRRDAGYSIFYMGINLGSMVAPLITGLLAQEYGWSWGFGAGGLGMLISLIIYRVYAKATFDRLTNDLPPISRQKMTVIVLGLAASILAIIILIATFPPLVIASSMTYVLATIVVLYISWLFIFGGLSGNEKKRIVLCLILFVAAAVFWSANEQQPTALNLFAQDFTDRQVGGFLIPTVWFQSINPVTIVIFAPIVGLLWQRWPVHGLSSSIGKFIIGFLMCATAFGVMYLAANLVLGGQHQVSPLWLLGAYLLFSIAELFVSPVGLAAMTLIAPKHLQGQMMGLWFTAAALGNLIAGLVGGHVDPKNVAQMPDLFGHTAIALLIVAVLLAILVPLMKRWVNEKIV; this is encoded by the coding sequence ATTGAATTCAAACTTATGTCGACAGAGCGTACTTTTTTTGGACACCCGCGGGCACTAGCGCCGCTGTTCATGGCAGAACTGTGGGAACGTTTTTCATACTATGGCATACGACCGCTACTGGTCCTGTTTCTCACCGCAACCGTGATGCAAGGGGGCTATGGCTTTGATCGTCCGACCGCCGCAGCGATCGTTGGCATATTCACGGGTAGTGTTTATCTGGCAACTTTACCCGGAGGGTGGCTGGCTGATAATGTCTTTGGTCAAGCGCGATCAATGTGGTGGGGCAGTATTCTGATTGCCTGTGGTCACTTAAGTATTGCGCTCGCACATCTGTTTGGGAGTACGGCTTTTTTTGTAGGTTTAGGCCTGATTGTCATGGGTTCAGGCTTATTCAAAACCTGTGCCTCGGTCATGGTTGGTCGACTTTATGAAGATACCGATCAACGCCGTGATGCCGGCTATTCGATCTTCTATATGGGCATTAATTTAGGCAGCATGGTTGCACCGCTTATCACGGGACTCTTGGCACAAGAGTACGGATGGTCTTGGGGATTTGGTGCGGGTGGGCTTGGGATGTTGATCTCATTGATCATCTACCGAGTTTATGCCAAAGCAACTTTTGATCGTCTGACCAATGACCTGCCACCGATCTCACGCCAAAAAATGACTGTGATTGTGTTGGGTCTAGCGGCATCAATCCTCGCGATTATTATCTTGATAGCAACCTTCCCACCATTAGTGATTGCCAGTTCAATGACCTATGTCCTCGCAACAATCGTGGTGCTGTATATCAGTTGGTTGTTTATCTTTGGCGGTTTAAGTGGAAATGAAAAGAAACGCATCGTGCTCTGTTTAATCCTGTTTGTTGCTGCCGCAGTATTCTGGTCTGCTAACGAGCAGCAACCGACTGCATTGAACTTATTTGCACAGGACTTTACCGATCGTCAGGTCGGTGGATTTCTGATTCCGACGGTATGGTTCCAATCAATCAATCCGGTGACGATTGTGATCTTTGCACCGATCGTGGGATTGCTCTGGCAGCGCTGGCCTGTGCATGGGCTGTCATCCAGTATCGGCAAATTTATCATCGGTTTTCTGATGTGTGCTACTGCATTTGGTGTGATGTATTTGGCTGCCAATTTGGTACTCGGTGGACAGCATCAAGTTTCACCGCTGTGGCTACTGGGTGCGTATTTACTGTTTTCTATTGCAGAACTCTTCGTCAGCCCCGTTGGTCTTGCTGCAATGACCTTGATTGCACCAAAGCATTTGCAAGGGCAAATGATGGGGCTGTGGTTTACCGCAGCGGCGTTGGGCAATCTGATCGCTGGATTAGTGGGCGGTCATGTTGACCCTAAGAATGTCGCACAAATGCCTGATTTATTTGGTCACACAGCGATAGCTCTGCTGATCGTTGCGGTGCTACTGGCCATTCTTGTGCCATTGATGAAGCGTTGGGTGAATGAGAAAATCGTTTAA